The DNA sequence CCACCAGGTTCAGATAGAAAGACGTGCGCGCGTCGGCAATGGCGCTGGGGTTCACGTAGGCCGTATTGGTGCCGGCGTAGTTGCTGTGGGCCAGCCCGGTCCAGCCTTAGGCGCGGGCCACCGGGGCCCCAGCCAGCCCCAGTAGCCCGGCAGCAATCAACAAGCGGCCGGGGCCCCGGAAAAAATGAGTAGCGAAGCAAACCATGCGAATAATCGGCTAGAAGTGAGTGTTTACTTCGAGCAAAGTTCTCTTGGCGCTATACTTAATACAATACTTACATGTAGGTATATTTAAACTGTATAGCTGCAAAATGCCGCGGCGGGCGAACAGGCGCTAAGCCGTTCCGCCCGCCGGGCCCATCAAATCTGAAACAAGGTTGCCGCCGCCCCGAAGGGGTCTCGTGAGGTTACGGTGGTGGCGGTTTATTTACACTGGATGCCGCCGCGCCGCTACCGCCCCACGTAGCTCTGCGGCGTCAGGGCCCGCAGCTCGGCCTTTACGCCGTCGGCCACGTTCAATTCCTCCACGAAGCGGGCGATGGTGGTGGCCGAAATGGCTTCGCCGGTGCGCGTGAGCTGCTTGAGGGCGTTGTAGGGATCGGGGTAGCTTTCGCGGCGCAGAACGGTTTGGATACCCTCGGCCACCACGGCCCAGTTGGCTTCCAGGTCGCGGGCCAGGGCGGCTTCGTCGAGGGCCAGCTTGCCCAGGCCGCGCAGCAGCGAGTGGAGGGCGATGAGCGTATGGCCCAGCGGCACGCCCAGGTTGCGCAGCACGGTAGAATCGGTTAAATCCCGTTGCAAACGGGAAATCGGTAGCTTGGCCGCGAAGTGCTCCAGCAGCGCATTGGCCACGCCCAGGTTGCCCTCGGCGTTCTCAAAATCGATGGGGTTCACCTTGTGCGGCATCGCTGATGAGCCCACTTCGCCGGCCTTCACCGTTTGGCGGAAATAGCCCATGGCAATGTACTGCCACACGTCGCGGCACAGGTCTATTAAGATGGTATTCAGACGCTTCACACCGTCGCAGAAGGCCGCCAGGTTGTCGTAAGGCTCAATTTGGGTGGTGGGGAAGGTGCGGGTGAGGCCCAGCGTTTCCTCCACAAACTGCCGGGCGAAGCCGTGCCAATCGGTGTTCGGGTAGGCCACGAAGTGGGCGTTGAAGCCGCCCGTGGCCCCGCCGAACTTGGCTGCGTAGGGCACCTGGGCCAGCAGCGCCAGCTGGCCTTCGAGCCGGGCCACGAACACCTCCACTTCCTTGCCCAGGCGGGTGGGGGAGGCGGGCTGGCCGTGGGTGCGGGCTAGCATGGGGATGGGGCCCCAGGCAATAGCCAGTGCCGTGAGGCGGCCCGTGACGGCGGCAAACTGGGGCCCCAGCGCGTCGGCCCAGGCGTCTTTCAGGCTGAGTGGGATGGCCGTGTTATTAACGTCTTGCGAGGTGAGCCCGAAGTGAATGAATTCCAGCGCATTGCCCAGGCCGAGCTTCGTGAATTCGTCGCGCAGGAAGTACTCCACCGCCTTCACGTCGTGGTTTGTCACAGCTTCGTGGGCCTTGATGGCCTGCGCCTGGGCCTCGCCGAATTCAGTGTAGAGCCGGCGCAGAACCGGAAACGCATCGGCCGAAACGCCACTTAGCTGCGGCAGCGGCAGCTGGGCCAGGGCGATGAAGTACTCCACTTCAACCCGCACGCGGTAGCGCATCAGGGCCAGCTCGGAGAAGTAGGGGGCCAGGGCGGCCGTGGTGCGGTGGTAGCGCCCGTCGAGGGGCGAGAGGGCGGTGAGGGGCGAAAGCATGGCGCAAAAGTAGGGCCCCCGGCCGGCGGGCCCTCCGCGGCGGCGCCCGAACCCGGGCCGGGGGCCCCGCGTTCTGCCTACCTTTGGCCCCGATTACCCGAACCCATTTTTCTGCTCTGTGCGCATTTCCCCTTCCACTAAACGGATTCTCATCGGCGTGGCGGGCGCTTTCGTGGTGCTGCTGCTGCTGGCGTTCGGTATTTTCCAGTGGAAGCGCCAGCAGCTGCTGGCCTACGCCCTGCGTGAGGTGAAGGCCCGCGTGGAGCGCAAATATCCCGTGACGCTGGCCCTGGGCCCTGCCCAGTTTACCAATCTCAACACGGTCGAAATCAAGGGCATGAGCGTGGTGCCCACCGCCCGCCCCGCCGATACGCTGCTCACCGCCCGCCGCCTGCAAGCCAGCCTGAGCATACGGTCGCTGTTTGCGGGCCGGCCGGTGTTTTCGGATTTGCAAATTCAGCACGCCCGCCTTACGGCCCACAAAACGACCACCACCGACAACTTCAGCTTCCTGCTGGACAAGAAGAAACAGCCAGCCGAGCCGCCCCGCGACGCGGCCCAGGGCCGCAACTATGGCCTGCTGCTGAACCAGGTGCTCGAAGCCGGATTCGGCAACGTGCCCGGCCAGGCCAATTTTCAAGACTTTGTGGTGCGCTACGACTCGCCTCACCACCAAGCGCTGCTCACCATGCCGCGCCTGAAAATTGAGGACGGTGACATCAGCGGCCGCCTCACGGCCAGCGTCGATTCGGTGGTGAACGAGCTAGGCATCGACGGCCACATCGAGGCCGGCGACTACGCCCTCACGGCGCGCGTGTTTGGCGTGGGCGGCTCCGTGCAGCTGCCTTACGTGCCGCGCCGCTTCGGGGCCCTGGTGAGCTTCGACACGGTGCTGGTGCGCATGACGGGCAAGGATTTCACTAACGACGACACCGGCGGCAAGCTCATGGTGCGCGGCTCGCTGGCGGCCCGCAACTTCAGCCTCTACCAGCCCCGGCTGGGCTCGGAAGACATTGTGGTGCACCGCGGGCAGCTCGATTTTGTGGCCTCGCTGGGCCGCGCCACCGTGGCCCTGGAGGAAGGCTCCCGCGTGGTGCTCAACCAGTTGGTGTTTCATCCCGAAATTTCGGTGCGCCTAAAGCCGAAGCTGGTCGTGCGCCTGCGCATCGACTCCGACGCGGCCCCCACCAACGCCTTTTTCGCCTCCCTGCCCGAGGGCATGTTCGACGTGGTGGCCGGCACCCAGGGCACGGGCACGCTGGCCTACCACCTCAAGGCCGACGTAGACCTGGCCCAGGTCGACAGCCTGCACCTCAACTCGTCGCTGCAAGCCAGCAAAGATTTCCGCATCACCCACTTCGGGGCTGAAGACCTGGGCAAGCTCAACACCGACTTCGCCTACACCGCCTACAACGACAAGGGCGACTCACTGCGCACCTTCCCCGTGGGGCCCTCCAACCCCGATTTTACGCGCTACGACGACGTAGCCGACTACTTGAAATCGGCCATTATGACGGCCGAAGACCCGCGCTTCCTGACCCACCGCGGCTTTATGGAAAAGGCCTTCATCAACGCTGCTATCCAGGATATTAAGGAGAAGCGCTTTGCCCGCGGCGGCAGCACGCTCAGCATGCAGCTGGTGAAAAACGTATTCCTGAACCGCCAGAAAACCGTAGGCCGCAAGGCCGAGGAAATGCTGATCGTGTGGCTCATCGAAAATACGCGCCTCGTAAGCAAGCAGCGCATGTTCGAGGTCTACCTCAACATCATCGAGTGGGGCCCCAGCAAGTACCGCTGGCCCAGCGGCAAGCACGGCGTGTACGGCGTGAAGGAGGCCGCCCTGTTCTACTACGGCAAGCGCCCCAGCGAGCTGAACCTGCCCGAGAGCCTGTACCTAGCCAGCATCATTCCCAAACCCAAATATTACCGCTACTCCTTCAATAGCTATGGCAACCTGCGCACCAGTACGCGCTATTTCTTTAAGCTGATTGCTGACATCATGGTGAACAAGGGCTTGATTTCGGAAAACGACCGCGACAACCTGACCTACGGCGTGAACCTCAACGGCCCGGCCCGCAGCTACATCGTCACGGCCCGCGACACTACCCGCACCGTATCGCCGGCCGATAGCAGCCAGTTCGAGTCCATCAACCTGATCGACCTGCTGAATACCGCCAAGGCCGCCGATGCAACGCCCGCCGCCCCAGCCGCGCCCGGCGGCGCCGGAGCCCCCAAATAGGGCCCCGGGCTATAAATTGAAAGGGCCGCCCGGCATTAGCAGGGCGGCCCTTTTGGGTTAGTGGCAATCTAAGCACCCATGCACAAGTAATCGTGTGGGGCGAAGGCGCTAATTTTGGCGTATGCTACTCGCTTCACTTCCGCTCGCAGCTCCTGAAATCACCACCCTGGAGGCCGCTGCTGCTCAGGGCCCGCACCCGCGAATGCGGCGGCGTGCCCAAGTTATTTTGGGACACCACCGCGGGGCGACCGTTCAGCAATTGGCCACTTTGTTTGCCGTGGGCTATAATACGGTCGGTATCTGGCTGCGCCGCTGGCAGGAGCTGGGCTTGGCCGGGCTGGCCGAGGGCCAGCGGTCGGGCCGCCCGCCGAAACTCCCACCAGCAGTAAAAAAAAGTAGCGACCTGGCTGGGTACGGCCACCCAGCAATTGCGCGCGTGGCTTCCTGACATCCGCCGAGGCTGGGGCCTCAAGCTCAGCCTGAGCACGCTGCGCCGGCTGGCGCGCCGCGCCGGCTACCGCTGGAAGCGCTGCCGCAGGAGTCTGAAAGCGCAACGCGACCCGGTCTTGTTTGCCGCCGCCCAGCAGCACCTGCACACGTTGCACCAAGCCGAAGCCCGCGGCGCGGTGGCCGTGGTCTACGTCGATGAGTGCCGCTTCTCGCGCCAAGCCCCCGTGCCCTATGCCTGGCAACGGCGTGGGCAGCCCCCGGTGGGCCTGCCCGCCGTACGGGGGCGCGGGGGGCATTCGGTCCTGGGCTTCTGGCAGGCCCACGCCCCGCACCAGCCCCTGGAGGCCTACGTGCGGGAAGGCAGCCTGACGGCCGACTTATTTGTGCTGGCCGTCAACGCATTCTGCCACAGTCTAAGCGGCCCTACCGTGCTCGTACTCGACAATGCCTCCATTCACAAAGCGCACGTGGTGCGCGCTTGTGAAGCCAAGTGGGCAGCGGCCGGCCTGACACTCTTTTTCTTGCCCGCCTACAGCCCCGAACTCAACCACATCGAACTGCTCTGGCACCGCTGCAAGCACTATTGGGTTCGCCCCCAGGATTACGCCACGGAGCAAACCTTGCTACAACGCCTCGAACACGTGCTGGCAAACGTCGGTAATCACTACACGATTACTTTTGCATGAGTGCTTAAATGGGTGGTCATGCTGAGCCTGTCGAAGCATTTCTCCCGCGACAGTAA is a window from the Hymenobacter nivis genome containing:
- the purB gene encoding adenylosuccinate lyase; protein product: MLSPLTALSPLDGRYHRTTAALAPYFSELALMRYRVRVEVEYFIALAQLPLPQLSGVSADAFPVLRRLYTEFGEAQAQAIKAHEAVTNHDVKAVEYFLRDEFTKLGLGNALEFIHFGLTSQDVNNTAIPLSLKDAWADALGPQFAAVTGRLTALAIAWGPIPMLARTHGQPASPTRLGKEVEVFVARLEGQLALLAQVPYAAKFGGATGGFNAHFVAYPNTDWHGFARQFVEETLGLTRTFPTTQIEPYDNLAAFCDGVKRLNTILIDLCRDVWQYIAMGYFRQTVKAGEVGSSAMPHKVNPIDFENAEGNLGVANALLEHFAAKLPISRLQRDLTDSTVLRNLGVPLGHTLIALHSLLRGLGKLALDEAALARDLEANWAVVAEGIQTVLRRESYPDPYNALKQLTRTGEAISATTIARFVEELNVADGVKAELRALTPQSYVGR
- a CDS encoding transglycosylase domain-containing protein, with product MRISPSTKRILIGVAGAFVVLLLLAFGIFQWKRQQLLAYALREVKARVERKYPVTLALGPAQFTNLNTVEIKGMSVVPTARPADTLLTARRLQASLSIRSLFAGRPVFSDLQIQHARLTAHKTTTTDNFSFLLDKKKQPAEPPRDAAQGRNYGLLLNQVLEAGFGNVPGQANFQDFVVRYDSPHHQALLTMPRLKIEDGDISGRLTASVDSVVNELGIDGHIEAGDYALTARVFGVGGSVQLPYVPRRFGALVSFDTVLVRMTGKDFTNDDTGGKLMVRGSLAARNFSLYQPRLGSEDIVVHRGQLDFVASLGRATVALEEGSRVVLNQLVFHPEISVRLKPKLVVRLRIDSDAAPTNAFFASLPEGMFDVVAGTQGTGTLAYHLKADVDLAQVDSLHLNSSLQASKDFRITHFGAEDLGKLNTDFAYTAYNDKGDSLRTFPVGPSNPDFTRYDDVADYLKSAIMTAEDPRFLTHRGFMEKAFINAAIQDIKEKRFARGGSTLSMQLVKNVFLNRQKTVGRKAEEMLIVWLIENTRLVSKQRMFEVYLNIIEWGPSKYRWPSGKHGVYGVKEAALFYYGKRPSELNLPESLYLASIIPKPKYYRYSFNSYGNLRTSTRYFFKLIADIMVNKGLISENDRDNLTYGVNLNGPARSYIVTARDTTRTVSPADSSQFESINLIDLLNTAKAADATPAAPAAPGGAGAPK
- a CDS encoding helix-turn-helix domain-containing protein; amino-acid sequence: MRRRAQVILGHHRGATVQQLATLFAVGYNTVGIWLRRWQELGLAGLAEGQRSGRPPKLPPAVKKSSDLAGYGHPAIARVAS
- a CDS encoding IS630 family transposase, coding for MRAWLPDIRRGWGLKLSLSTLRRLARRAGYRWKRCRRSLKAQRDPVLFAAAQQHLHTLHQAEARGAVAVVYVDECRFSRQAPVPYAWQRRGQPPVGLPAVRGRGGHSVLGFWQAHAPHQPLEAYVREGSLTADLFVLAVNAFCHSLSGPTVLVLDNASIHKAHVVRACEAKWAAAGLTLFFLPAYSPELNHIELLWHRCKHYWVRPQDYATEQTLLQRLEHVLANVGNHYTITFA